Sequence from the Amaranthus tricolor cultivar Red isolate AtriRed21 chromosome 16, ASM2621246v1, whole genome shotgun sequence genome:
CAAAAATAGAGGCTTGAATAGGTCAAGAAATAGATATACGTGGGTACAAAAGAGATGCAAAGTGATTGATCCATAAATGGGGCCATGAATGTAAGAATTGAGAATAATGCATGCATTTTGTTTGAGGTACATCTTAATTTTTAGTCAAGCTATGTCAATTTGTTAGCTTCTTTCATATTTcgttcattttgcatcattaTTAAGATGAAAATACTCTCACGTCGATATTTAAAATATGCAAAATGAGTAAGACAGAGAATTACTTGTGAACATACTCAATCAGTTTATTAAGATTGTAGTTGAAATTCTAAGatataatatattttcaatTAGTTTAAGATTCTAGTTGAAATTTTAGGATTTGATACATTCTTAATCAGCTCTAATACCATATTAAAAGattaattcaactaaaagtttaaactgaagATTAAAACCTTTAAATATGTTGTAATCAAATACAAATATAACGAACTATTGTACTTACTCAACTAgaaatattttatctatttgAAATGTATTTATCTAACCTTCAAAATCTTGCCAAATTTGAATTCGATTTGAAATGTATTTATCCTGCAAAATCTTTTAACCAGACTCCAATTCGATGTAGCTCACGTCAAAACTGATTAAGTAACCAATATCATTGAAGTCGTTATAACACGTAAACTTAAGTATTACCACAATTAAACGGTAAATAATTGAGGTTGgtgaaaacaaaaattttgattaattcaaTATCCAATCATCATTTCCAACAATTATTTAGAAGACTGAAATCACAATCCGCTACCAAATTCTTTACAAAATTGAAACCCTACGTAGGACGTACTTAAATATGGAGGTACCATAATCAACAAGCAATGTAATTTATATAGACTTATAACTTCCAAGTGCCCTTAAATAAAGTCACAAgtcataattattttataattatctaAGTTAATCACTCcttaattaaataactaaatcATGTCAAACATGAGGTAATCCAACAAATATGATGTgacataaactaaaaaaaattaaaagatgatAGATTATGAAAGCTTGACTATTATTGTGAAAGCTTGACATAATAAACTTACGTTAGGttgttgaaatattttattaggGTCTTATATGTTAAAAGAAAATGCTTTAATTCCTTCAAATTTGATAGTCTTGAACAAAATCGACACTATTATTAAGTAcatatgaattattattatctaaCTAAACATATACACTTCTATTACGTTGAAAACAACATTAGTTGGATATGGGTGTTCAAAATAAACCCGATAATCTAATATTTACCCGACCTTATAATCGAATCAGATTTAACCCGACTAAAAAAtggattatttattatattaaaactaATATGGATgcaaaatctaattttaaactACCCGATGACCCGATGAGCACTTCTATACTAGATAGCATTAAATTAAAGCAAAATGAACGTACATGACCTTATGGCTCCTAAATTTAATGTTGGAAATAAATGTTGACGttgcttttgcttttgtttAATAAGccttaaattttgaaaatgtgtaaaataaaaaaagatcttaaaatttattatgtattttgatTTGCTTGTGCTATATTAACTAACGTGTCgttataaaattttgatgatcagATATAaaggtttatatatatatatatatatatatatatatatatatatatatatatatatataaactaaaacACCTTTCTAATCTTAATTAAAAGGAGAAATCAAAtattaattacataaaaaaacacTTTCACCTTTAATACAAAACTGAAgtgcatataaatataatttccaTGAAATTCATGGAAACCCAACACAAACATagactaaataaaataaatcttgCAAGTGATCAAGCTATAGAAAATCGAGTATTGTTTCAGTTATAAAACGAGTAATACTTTTCAGATAAGATTCTAAGTTCGATTTTCTCCTGCAATATGATCATGCAAGTGTGAAAGCACCTATTATGAGCACAAACATTCCACACACAGTAGCTTGTACTCTTGCACCTTTTGAGTAGATATACTCTATGGGGTATAGACTTTTAGACGGAGAATTGTAGGAAAACGTTGGCAGAGGCGGCGGCGGTTGGTGCATGCATGGGTCACATGGAGGCTCCTCCGGTGGCGGTGGCGGTGGAATTGGGTCGTCACacggtggtggtggtggtggaggacACTCTATAACGGGCGGTGGGGGCGGTGGAGGACACTCTATAAGTGGCGGCGGAGGCGGTGGAGATAGTGTTTCAGAGCAAGTGTCACATTTGATGCTAGGGTTTTGTAGAGGTATTGATGAAGGGATTTGATCAATGGTTGCTTTGCATGAATTAATGATCACAAAAAAGAGGAATAAtagaatttttagggttttgtggGTTGTACCCATATTTGTAGGACACAAGGGAAACAATAAAATTGTAAGCCTTTTGAATTATAGGTTGTGAACTTGTGATTGTATAGGTGTAATTTGTAACATCATGGgttcataaaaaatttatagtgTGTAGTTACCAATTAGGGTTGACTTATGGtcaatatttatttcaaattaatgGTTAATTTGGGGTAGGTAATGTGGGTCTTTCATAACGTCCCCCTTTCAAAATGGGAAGGAAACTTGCACAAGCGAAAGAGATAGTTGTTTTTTAGAAATTACTTGGTACTTCTATGTATTTAATGATGTTTTTTGGAAGAGAGAATTCACCTTTGTAAGTGAAAATATTTAATCACAAGACTAATTTGTAAttcaatttatttgattttatgtaGGTTAGAGTATTTCTAGGTGGTAAGAATTAAGCTCCAGTCGAAAGggtgaaagaaaataaaaagtctTTAGCCACTAGTCTAACTTAAAATTctcattctttttattttataaaagaaatgGATGGTtcatttagaaaataaatagatgaaatttttttaaaagttataattgtaGTATATTTTAATCATAGTATACCGGTCAAATTTTAATTCGATTCGAATTTAATCGGAAATTTGATTGGGAAATAGTGGGTCGAAACCCAAACATACCGACTTGTGGACCAAAAATGATACAACTcaaaaaacccaataaaatgGGTCAATCCTGATTGAAACCCGAACCactttaaaaactattttcaATTTCACATCAGTACTCTCAATTCTCTATCATCATTTAGTTGGAACCAATTATATTTtagtcaatttttaaaaattttaattcaacatttttttgTTGTAATCAATCGATATATTAGTCTTTTTTTAATACAAAATGAATTCATATAAAAAAgagtataaaatttttttaaacaaaattaataagaaaaaagttttaaaagtatAATTAGCTCGTCGAACATAATTCGATTTGAAATTAACCTAATTCAAAAATAACTCGCTAGATTCATCTGATTTAAATTTGCACGTCCTGCGCCATTTTGACAGATCTAAAGGGCGGCATAGCTAATAAGGAAAAAAATTCACTTATTTTAACGTttactaataattttattttgtttttagttaACTTGAGGATTGAGGAGGGTTGACTTTTAGAGACCATTTGGTCAATACCTAATTACACtataaaaaagttgaaaagTAAAACTTTAAAGGCCGACTTCCGTCAACTTAATTAAACGGATGTTATGACAATATGGATGCATACTTTTTAACTAATCATCGAACTCGAGGTATTTCTGAGAAAGTGAGTGATGCGTTTCGAAGACTATTATTAGAtagtaattgatttttttaataccaATTAAATAAGATGTCATTTGATTACGTTTTTCAAgttatatattaagaataaaattacaaaataccTAGGATTATTTAGGGCCGTTTTTGACCATATACAATGTAGACATTTGTCTAGGGATCTGAATTAGAAAAAGCCCTAAAATCTGAAATATTTGGTTAATGAAgtaaacacttaaaaatttgcAATTCATGATTAATTATCTTATCAATTAAGAAGTTTATCACACGTCtacattaataatgataattataatatataaggTCCATTTCTATTAATTTTCCAACATCCGTTAAAGTTCAAAATTGACCCTCTTTAGAAAGTGCTCATTTTTTTCAGTTTGCCTAGAGcccataaaatattagaaaacgACACTGAGATTACTTTTGTAAAAGACTGCTTTTCTGTAAAATGAACTCAAAACAAAGAGTTTATATTCTCTACTAAAAATTGATCGACATATAACAGAAAATCTCAAAATGAACGTTTTAAATGAATTAGTGGGAGTAAGTGCACAATAATCCTCCTCTCTTATATTTAGTctactaatatattattattattattattattattattattattattattattattattattattattattattattattattaacttttgtCCTTGTTTTGCAAGAAGGCAATAGACTCGTTCTCGTTGGTGTTATAATCTTACTATATAAATTCGgaattcaacaaattaataagtttaagtattttatctGTTACTTTAATTTtgctatctatatatattatattatataatataattaaaatcattaatCTCAATTACACTTATTACAAGCATATTTCTTTGCATTTATATATGagccaagtaaaaaaaaaattaaaacccaaatcataacaatatctcatatatatttcACTTTCCAAGCGTCTTCACATAACCACGATTTAGGAAAATGATATAGATAACAAAGAAGCTCATATAGTCATTGTTAGAAACTGAGTACAGATTGATAATGTATATAACgtattatgaattttaaacataagtttaaacttttgattgaattaGTTTATTGACATGATATAAGAAATTAACGTGACCTTAATCTCATTCAACCTTCAATATTTGAAGTGAAATATTTGGCAACATGTATATGAAGAGGGATGAGTTGTATCCACACTTCTAACTCAAAGTGCTCTGATCTTTTAAGGAGCGTGATaatgtatataacatattatggggcttcaattataaactcaaatttttaattgagttgatttcttaacAGAGATTGGATATGAGATCGTATTCGAGAGAAAAAGATTGCGTGACATAAGAATATTACATTAAATTCATTATGTTCAAAATAGGGAAAATTAGCTATTCAATATTCTAcatattaaaaagaaacaaTACAATCATAAACTTCTTAgggaaaaattcaaataattataagaaataactACATggtaaagaaaatgagaatgaAGTTATAGCAATATAATATTATTGAATCACCAAATGATTAAATTGATTAAATGTAACTGATTAACCATGCGgatgatgataataaaataatacaaataagaAATTCTAATCCAAcataaattttcttaattatatataGTCTACATACTAACACTCCATAGAATATATTTTCATAGGAGTATGTTTAATCATCATAAAAATATGATCTTTTCCATCAATGCAACTccaacaaaaaatattactatAAGACTCGTAATACCTTTATATGTTTTTGTACCGGCAGAGTAGTTATATTGTGTAACATACAAACCATTAACAGTTGGAGTATTAATCCATTTGGGTGGTGGTGGTGGCAATGCTGATGGAGGACATGGTAGTGGTGACGTCGGTGGTGGAAGAACGGGTGGTGCCGGCGGTGGTGATGGAATAATTGGCGGTGGTAACGGTGGTTGTGGGGGAGGAGGACATGGTGGATGAGTTGGAGGCGGCGGTGGAGTAAGTTCGCAAGTGACACACTTTATGCCATTAGGATCATTCGTGACAGGTGTAGTAATATCTTGTGCTTTAATGCATGAAATTGAGACTACAATTATGAGTAGTAGTAGAAtatgtttttggaacatttgaGGGATTGGATACATTTTTTGAATGGGGTGGTGCACGTTAATGGAAGGGGTGGTGTAGGATATGAATTGGGTGCATTGAGTTCAAGCTATATGTGTAGTATATTGGTCATACTTGTTAGGTGGGTATTTGGCATTTTAAGGGTGAAAATTTTGTAGTATTTAGGGGTTGGAAGGTTCTTTATTTTGTCTTCCCTTTTGTGTTTGTACTATGTGCTATGGTGAAGCATTGTTTTTATTTAGATtgagaaatataaaaaatgtgGTTTAAGAAATAATGTTAATTAGGTGTTAATATAATATTGTCAATTATAACAATACAAGGATAAAGAGTATAGGGAGCCAGATTGTGAAtcatactttatatatatatatatatatatatatatatatatatatatatatatatatatatatatatatatatatatatatatatatatatatatatatgtatatatatatatgtatatatatatatgtatatatatatatatatgtatatatatatatatatatatatatatatatatatatatatatatatatatatatatatatatatatatatatatatatatatgtatatatatatatatgtatatatgtatatatatatatatgtatatatatatatatatatatatatatatatatatatatatatatatatatatatatattgtgtgatTTACATGAAAATATGAAGTTATATATTAGCGCAAATTTGACAtccttataattttatttaagcaCAAAATAACTTAAAGTCAAGTTATAAATGTCATGACTATATATAATGCATAGAGAGGCCCAAACTATAAGCTTAAATTTGTAGTTGAATTAGTCACTTGACATGCTGTCTAAAAAGACACTTCTAGTCAAATAGACTCTCGTGTGAGAGGGTATATTagaatatgtattatatatttttaaacttttaattgtatTAGTTCTTTGATGAAGAATTGAACCTTACTTTAATTGGTGGAACCTCCCTCAAGAGTGTCTTAGAGAACTAAATCATGATCACAAAATTAATTGGCTAGATTGATTATGTATCAATAAACTTAAGAGTTGTATTTTTCTTTATGATAGTGATTGATTGTTATAggcatttaattaaataaaacattGCACAAATAACCATTTTTGAATTAGTAATGCTTATGTGAGGACATGAGGGTTGTAAagacatttttttcatttgaccAATTGAAattgtaattaataaattatggaAATATCATACCCGACATAAGTATTATATTATTCCGCTCCTTTAAATTAGTAATAAAGAGAAATAATgcattttttaagaaaaatatagatatttggtaataaatttaaaaaagagaataaattatgtggataaaattaaaatagaattaaaatatatatatatatatatatatatatatatatatatgagattaaatgaaaatggtAAATCactgttaaaaaataaaaatgatacaaaAGAATGGAACGAATCAAAATGGTTAATAATTCTAAATTAGTAGGACAAAAGGAATAGAAAAGAATAAAaggaagaaaataaattaatttattgaaatgGACTTTTATTTTGTCAAAGTAATTAGGATCACAGAAAATTTGAGGCTTTTTATCCTTAAACCTTGATCGCCTTTAATATAATTGGTTTAACTTGTTTTGATGATAAGGTGCCCTTAGGCTTGTTTATTGAGTAAATGTCCCAAAGACATTTGTAACAACAACGCCAAATATCAATCCTAAAAGTTAAGGGTGGACTGTATAAATTAATAGATTAGTTTTATTGATCGTGTTAATGAATTTTTCCttttcattcattttgattttaccATCTCAACTTATAAATCTGAATCtttcatattattttcaacACTTACCCAAAATATGGAGAGTTCCAAGAGGGGAAGTCAATAAATATATACTCCCAACGTTTCTCTCATATTAAACTTGTTGTATTATGAGTGAAATTTAGAGGAAGGGAAATTAGATtagaaaataagacaaaaataagTGGATGCTATGAGTGGTTAAAAGAGGAAAAAAGAATAAACTTGTGAATgggattaaaagaaaaaaagtgaaactattttcaaaaaaattgtgCAAAATTAGTTGAACGAACTAAACTAGTAACATAAGttatacaaattaagaaaaacactATAAAGTGAAACGTACTGGATCAGAACTAGAGAGAGTGAAAGAGCTAAGAGTAAGCAAACactattgaaattgttatatgaGACGGTTTTTTTGAGAGATGCATCTTATACATGAATTAAATAGGCTAACTAATACAAAGTACGACTAAATGAGCTCTTATAAGATCGTCTCACCGAGAGATGGAGACAACCTCTTACAAGAGTATCTAGTAAGATTATAATTAGTAAgacaatcaaatcaaattagtCATTAAATGTGGTTACTTGTACAAGTGTACAACCCAACTTCACTTATATTAAGCTACAAGTCTATTAAGGCTACAACCCAATGCTAAACAAAGTAAAATATTAAGACCCAAACCCATTACTAGAAATTGGACCTCAAAGACACATCTCTACCAATAATATGCACCAACTCCATATGAAAAGGCCCAAAACATGGAGAGTTTCAAAAAGGAAAATAAGTAATAACTACTCTCTCTATTTCAGTTTTATATTACATTTAATGTTATATGGGTTAAATTtagtagaaaggaaaataagataagaaaataaaacaaaattaaatcgattataaaagtaaaaagttaaaatgcatattcaaaataaatttatggttaaaattaaaaggaaaaaatgttaatcaaatatatatatatttcattacCTAGAATGTGAACTTTATTTATTCTATGTATTTGTGCTCTAATCTATCTcagtttatttttattcatatagtgaaaatattattaaaaactattaaCTATAACTAAAGGAAAATCTATTGACATCAaactatgtatatatgtatcactttcttataaaatattttcCTTTTCAAGACATGATGATGccttattacaattatttttgtaatgataataatgattataatactATCTATGTTTGTAATTTGTATGATTTACTTTTTAGAATAAACataatttaagtattttaaaacttaattttattccatttaattttttattatttgtcttttaaaaaaatgttttatttgtCTTATAAAGAGAATATGTCATCAAAAACATCTACttgatataaattaaaatttacaatgTGTTGTTAAACGAGAAAccttaattagaaaaaaaaatatttaaaaacatcaATTTCTTACATTTTAACTCAGGAAATCTATTGCTGTGGGGTTTTCGAaaatatttaatgaaaaaatatatttgcttTCCTAATATGAGGGGTTTTCCAAATAGCCAGCTAATCGGCTGCCAAAGAGCCATGCGGCACACCACAAATAGCTCTTCCTGAAGGACAGAAGGTATCTTCTGAAATATCTcatgaaaaattttatttatccgTCCAGTAAACTATCCGGTTTATGATAATACTCCCTCAATCCCTTTGTTTTTATGTGTTCTACCCAACTAGAATTTAATATTTAgtaattttagtgtcaaactttaaTTACGATTTTTCGTCgatctataagaaaaaatatattcatatgagatcttgttagattcatttcaatatatactttttaaatattaacttcttagaatttttttaaacttacaattaaaattaggaaaaattatctacaataatccaaccttttcatgattttcctacaataatctcactagccatgaataatccaatcccgactttagagggtatttt
This genomic interval carries:
- the LOC130803305 gene encoding glycine-rich protein DOT1-like: MNVRIENNACILFEENVGRGGGGWCMHGSHGGSSGGGGGGIGSSHGGGGGGGHSITGGGGGGGHSISGGGGGGDSVSEQVSHLMLGFCRVGVLIHLGGGGGNADGGHGSGDVGGGRTGGAGGGDGIIGGGNGGCGGGGHGG